ATTTATCAAAAATTAGTATTTTTCCATTCAGCTTTAAAACGCGAATCATTTCTTCAAAGCATTTATGTTCATCAGGCACGACAGAAAGAATTAAACTCGCCACAATATAGTCAAATGATTCATCTTCAAAAGTCATTGTTTGCGCATCCATTTCGATAAATTGGATAGCAGAGTGCTCGAATTTACTTTTAGCGATAGCTAACATATCAGGCGAATAATCAATGGCTGTAATATCATAATTCATAAAGTCAATGTATTCTAAATCAGCTCCAGTACCGATCCCAACAAATAAGATTTTCTGCTTACTTTGAAAAGGGACTTGTTGAAAAATCTTTTTTCTCGTCTTCAAAAAAACACCAGTATTAAAAAATCTATCATAGAAAGAAGAGCCCACTTTGTAGACAATCTTATTCCACTTATTATTCAATCGGTCATCCCATCTTTCATCCATAAAATTAAAAGAAAGTCATTTTAAATTGCTTAAGGAAGGTAACTCCGTACAGCGCAAGCATTGTCACTAAATATTCCTTGTATACTAAACTATAGCTTCGAACATATCCTCTTTCAGCATTCTATGAGTAGCGACAAAAGAGGCGAATCCATTTTCCGTATACTGCAACCCAATCATACATTGAAAGAAAAAAGACCGAAGACAATTCTTTGACTTCAGTCTGAAACTAGCAAAAAGCAAGTTATTATTCATTATATGTATATTTAGTGACCACTGGATTAGTAAATTGTTGCACGACGTTTGTTATTTAAGTATTTCATTCATCTATCATAGAGAGAATGAAGTAATTGATTGTCGTCTTTAACTGTTGAAAAATCATTTTCTTTCCAACGTTTTAATATATCTAAATATAGTTCACTATGAAAAAAGACGGCTTTCTCTTCCTCAGATATCTGCATCAAATTATCAATTCGTTCCGGTGTTATCTCTATTGAACCTTCTTTTTCTTGTGTATCAAGCTTTTGATACGTCATCTTTAGCATCACTTCTTGTACTAGACGCTCATCAAACGTTTTATCCCCACTTTTCCAATCATCAAGCATATCGGCATGAACACCATCTACCCAAGATAAATCCCTTTTCTTTGGTGCAATCGATTCTTCCATTTTCTCTTCAGCAATGTCAAATTCTTTCTCTTTATCATTTTTATTTATAATCCAAAACGCTCCACTCACACTTAATACGACAACTACAAAAAGAACACGCCATAAATAACGTTTATTCAATTTTACATCACCTCTATTAACAAGTGTCTCATAATAATTATCTCAAATTTATTAAGCTCAAACAACAAAAAAGTCTCCCACTTTCGCAGGAGACAGAGACATTATTAATTAGTTTCATTAACGCTCGAAAGCATTTGTGGATGCGATATCAATTAGATATTTGTAGTTTGCATCAGCATAGATTTTTGCAATAACTCGCACAAGTCTCCCATTCTTATTACGATAAAGACGACCATTCATGCCACTAATCCTCGAATCTGCCCATAAGCCTGGACGATGAGCAGCAACTTCAACCCAAGCATCATTATTATTTGCTTCTTCTAAGAACAATTCAACATAACCTCGAATCATTATATCTTCTCCTGGTTGTCCCCTTAGTGATACGGCAACGTAGTTTCCTATGTTTCTTGCACAAACAAAAAGCTTTGCTCTTTTGCCCTGTGATGTTATAACACTATTTTCGTAACATGCCATAATATATATCCTCCAATTTTTTAGTTTTCATTGTCGTATGAAAGCATTTGTGGATGCTATATCAATTAGGTATTTGTAATTTGCATCAGAATAGATTTTCACAATAACTCGCACGATGCTCTTTCCAGGATAATAAGAGTGGACAATTCGCGCAGTCTTGTCTTTTACTGTAGAATCTGCCCATAAACCTTCATTTTGGGAAGAAACCTGGATCCAAGCATCATACTGATTCGCTTCTTCTAAGATTAATTGAATATAGCCTCGAATCACTTTAGTGTCGCCTGGTTGTCCTCTTAGCGATACGTCAACATAGCTACTATTGTTTCTTGCACAAACAAAAAGCTTTGCTCTTTTGCCCTGTGATGTTATAACACTATTTTCGTAACATGCCATAATATATATCCTCCAATTTTTTAGTTTTCATTGTCGTATGAAAGCATTTGTGGATGCTATATCAATTAGGTATTTGTAATTTGCATCAGAATAGATTTTCACAATAACTCGCACGATGCTCTTTCCAGGATAATAAGAGTGGACAATTCGCGCAGTCTTGTCTTTTACTGTAGAATCTGCCCATAAACCTTCATTTTGGGAAGAAACCTGGATCCAAGCATCATACTGATTCGCTTCTTCTAAGATTAATTGAATATAGCCTCGAATCACTTTAGTGTCGCCTGGTTGTCCTCTTAGCGATACGTCAACATAGCTACTATTGTTTCTTGCACAAACAAAAAGCTTTGCTCTTTTGCCCTGTGATGTGTTAACACTATTTTCGTAACATGTCATAATTTATTCCCTCCTAGATTTTTAAATTGTTTGTTGTTCAATTGAACAATCTATAAAGGAAAAATCGTTTTAAAAAAACAACCTATGTACGAAAAAATTTTTAAAGCATGTAAATAAGGTAGATACAGTTGGTTGCTTAAGCCTTATCTTCAATGGCGTTTACTGATGCTTTTCCATAGTCAGTTCGAATAGCTTTTAATCAATCTTATAAACAAATCAGCCATATACAAATAAAAAATCATAATTTAACCTGTAGTTCCACATGCGCAACAATTGCTTTGACAAATGAAAAGGTTCTGTCATAATTACAAGCCTTTTTATGATTAAGTGAACGTGGGCTAGGGATAGTGTCATGTTGAAGTGCATTATGTGCCACCATAGTAAAGCACTATCAAATCGGATTATATACAACTTTATAAGCGACAAGGTGAAAAAATAGATGATTCCGTATCTGATACGAAACTATAATCAGAATTTTTCAGTATAGAACACGCCATAAATAAAAGGTAGCGTATGATTCCCAATTTTTCCAGTTGACTGATAGTGCTAAAATTTCATCTTTTGTAGGCTTTTGCGTCATATTACGTAATACTTTTATCGAATTAATCAGACCAACATCATCAATTGGAAAAGCTGTTTGGAATCTCAGGCAGCGCATCAGCACGTAATTGGCTGTCCATGGACCGATGCCGCGTATTTGAATTAAGCTTTTTTCGGCATCTTTAAAGTTCATTGCCAGTAATTTTTCCTTCGATAATGTACCATTTTCCATCAATTTGGCAATACCAATGATATATTCACTTTTTTTTGCCGTCATTTTGATATCTGCTAGGTCGGATGGTGTTAACTGTGCAATGCGCTCGTACGTTGGGAACACCCAATATTTTTTACCTCTCCATTCGATAAAATCGCCAAAGCTTTCTACAAATTGTTTCTTTAAGGAGTAAGCAAAAGCTAAATTAATTTGTTGCCCTATAACGCCCCAGCATAAAGCTTCAAATAAATGAGGAATGCCGACTACACGCAATCCATAAAATTTTCGGGCGGGCATTTCAAGTAATGGGTCTGTAGTTGCCATGTCGTAAAATGGCGTTAAATCGTTCTCAAGGTCAAACCATTCATAAATATAGTGTACAATTTGTTGTCGTATCCGCTTATCATTCGGTCTAGAATCATTTAGGAATTGAACAATCATTTGGTTATGTTGGCTTACGCTAATCTGCACTAAGGAGCGCATTTCTCCTATCGCAATAACCTTTGTAATAACATTGTTCTCAACCTCATACAGACATTCATTTTTTTCTCGTAATAGATAGTTTAGGTTTGCATTCATATCGAAATGGTTAGGTAATGGAATGACCATCTCATCATTATTTTCATGCCAGCTCACTTTTGCATTCTCCTCTACAAACTTATTATTAGGGAACATACACGATAAAAATTTACTTTACCATATCATAATCGAGATGAATTTTGTTATCTTGCTATTACATTCTAAACACCTTATGTTTTTCTACTGATGCGGTTATAGTGTTAGTTATCAAGAATGCGAATAGGAGGGCGTAACAATGGTTCAAGATATTAAAACAAGAGTGGAAAACTTAGATTGGGACACCATTCAAAATGAATTAGATGCACAAGGGTTTGCAAAGCTTCCAGTGATTTTAACAAAGGCGGAATGTGAATTTCTAAAAGCGTTGTATCTTGAGAAAGAGCCGTACAGAACAACAATCAATATGAAACGCTATCGCTTTGGCCATGGGGAGTACAAATACTTTTCCTATCCACTACCTGATATCGTCCAAAGTTTAAGAGAGGTCTTCTATGTAGAATTGTCAAAAACAGCGAATCGTTGGTTGGGGTATTTACGAAAAACAGCACAGTTTCCCAACAACCTTCAAGATTTTTTGACCATCTGTAAAGAAAATGAGCAAACAAGACCAACACCTTTACTATTAAAGTATGAAACAGGGGGCTTTAATTGTTTGCATCAAGATTTATACGGCGATATATTTTTCCCATTTCAAGTAGTCTTTGTCTTAAATCAACGTGAAAAAGACTTTTGCGGTGGAGAATCGCTATTAGTGGAACAAATTCCTCGTGCTCAAAGTAGAGGACATGTTATTACTTTAGCTCAAGGCAGTGCGCTCATTTTCCCTACGAACTATAGAGTTGTTCTTGGTCAAAAAGGGTATTACAAAAATAAGGTTCGTCACGGAGTAAGTACAGTTACTTTCGGGGAACGTTTTGGTCTTGGAATCATTTTTCATGATGCGACATAAAAACTACTTCAATATCTTGCTATTCAACTTCAAGCATTGTACATTGGGAATTTCTAAGGAGTATAGTGTAAAGAGAGGTGAGCGTAATGCTAGATAGGTTCAATCACGAGTCTCATGATAAAACTTCAAATGATATGGAACAGATAACAGATGAAAAGTGGCAAGCAATAATAAATAATGATCCAACGTATAATCATCAATTTTTCTATGCTGTCAAATCAACAGGGATCTTCTGTAAACCATCTTGTAAATCGCGCGTCCCGAAAAAAGAAAATGTCTGTATTTTTCAAAACGCAGAACAAGCTCTACGCGCAAATTTCCGGCCTTGTAAACGTTGCAAGCCAACTAATGAAAAATTACCTGATAGCGAATGGGTCGAGCTAATTACTGCCTACATTGATAAAAATTACACAGAAAAATTAACCCTAGAATCGTTAGCTACAATTTGCCATGGGAGTCCCTATCACATGCATCGCACATTTAAAAAAATTAAGGGTATAACACCGGTTGAGTATATACAACGAGTTCGCGTACATGAGGCTAAACAATTATTAATGCAAACAAATAAAGCCATCGGAGATATCGCCATCTGTGTAGGAATGATGAATACGCCTTATTTTATTACGTTATTTAAAAAGAAAACTGGATTGACACCAGCACAATTTCGACAAATGCATATAACTGGAGGAAAAGATAGTGGTAACAAACAATAAAACAACGCTCTATTGGGCTTTACTAACATTTGAAGATTGGCATTTTTATATTGCTTCCACTTCTAAAGGGTTAGTATATGTAAGTTCACAGAACAGCGCATTCGAGGAGTTAATCGAATGGGCCAAGAAGCGCTTTCCAGGAAGTCCACTAATTGAAGATAATAAAAAGCTAGAACCCTATATGGTTGAATTGATTCAATACCTACAAGGAAAGCGAAAAACATTTACTCTGCCATTTGATTATGTAGGAACACCATTTCAGATAGCAGTGTGGAATGCACTTTGTGACATTCCTTATGGACAGACGAAATCCTATTCAGAAATTGCCAATGCTATTAATAAACCAGCAGCTGTGCGCGCGGTTGGCACAGCGATTGGAGCCAATCCAGTATTAATTACTGTACCGTGCCATCGGGTAATTGGCAAGAATGGCTCATTAACAGGCTATCGAGGAGGATTAGAAATGAAAACACAGCTCCTAGAGTTAGAAAAGGGAACTTCAACTAGCTACGAGTAATTATGAATGGAGGGGGACGGTGATGAAAAGTGAATTATTCTATAAAAATCCAAAAACGATTCTGAATAAAGGAACTGGTTTTCTTGCTGGCTATACGCATTCACTAAATCCTTATACAGGCTGTTCATTTGGGTGCTCCTATTGTTATGTACGAGCAATGCCTGTGGCACTTTTTCGAGATGGTGAATGGGGCAATTGGGTCGATATAAAAAACGGAGCTGCAAATTTATTAAAAAAGGAGCTTCAGCGCGCCAAAGCTAAAGGAAATGTGACCATTTTTATGTCATCAAGTACAGATCCTTATCAGCCAATCGAGTATAAGGAAAAAGTGACAAGGTCCTTACTAGAAGTGATGGTCGCAGATCCCCAGACTTCCTTTTAGTGCAAACTAGAAGCCCTCTTGTAAGCCGTGATATTGATTTGCTACAGCAATTTAAAGAGAAAGTTCGAGTAAGTGTAACGATTGAGACAGATTCCGAAACAATACGTAAACATTTTACGCCAGATGCACCACCAATTCAGGCGCGTTTTAAGACATTAGAAACATTAGCAGCCAACAAAATCCCGACCCAAGTGGCTATAGCCCCCATTTTACCAAGTGGGGAATATTTTCCTGAGAAATTGAAACCATTCGTCGATCGAATATGTTTGGATGACTACTTTTTAGGAGATGGCAGTGGAGGAAATCGCACAAGAAAACTTGGCATGGAGGAGAAATATGCCCAACTTGGTTTAGAAGATTGGTACGGACCACATGTAATAAATAATGTCTATAATCGATTGATTAAAATCTTTCCAGAAAGTGATGTTTATCTAAGTCAAGCAGGATTTGAGCCGTAAAAGTAATAGCACATTGGCTATCACAAATGGAGCTTTGCAAATACGGAAACGTTTTACAGTGTAATTTTTATGGAAAAATCCGTAAAAGCAATGTGTAGTAATCTACCCTAATATAATTACTTTTGTCACAACTTTCTAGTTATTGAAAGTATGGAAATGGGTGTGGCGCATCAGATAGTGCATTAAAAAGTCGAACATACAAATTTGTATGTTCGACTTTTTTTACAATATATTAACAGACCAAAATGTAAAGCATGACTTGTTTAAACTATTTATAAATTTAATCCAAATCGCTTTAATTCAATGAAAACACCTTCCAACTGTTTTCCTTTGTCTGTTAACGTATATTCCACACGAGGGGGAACTTCTGGGAAAACCTTTTTAATCAAAATCCCATGATCTTCTAGTGTTTTAAGACGGAGGGAAAGTGTTTTCGGACTAATTCCATCCATAGATTTTAATAGGTCACTGAACCGCATTGTTCCTTCTATAAGTAAATCGCGAATTATTAAAAATGTCCATTTAGTTCCAATTACATCGAGTGTTTTCGCAATGGGGCAAGCCTCACCTGGTACTCCTTTGGTCAACACTACTGGCTCAATCACACTCATTTGAAACATCCTCCCTCAAAATTTTTGAGCAATTTACCTCATCATAGCACAATAGTATACTTTCAGAAACTTAATGAATTAAATATCACTACTTCCCTAAAGGAAGTTACTATATTTATAATATCATTGTATTTATTAATTTCATCCTTAATTGAGGAGGTGCTCAAAATTATTGTCAGAAATCAACGAAATAAGCTACAGTTGCTATTACTATTTGTACAACACTAAGGGATTTTTCCCGCTGTAGCAAACGGTTAGTAGAACATTGGCAAGACACTAGGTTTGTTTTAAGAGATAACAGAATTGAAGGAGCCAGAAAAAGATGAAAAATATACTTATTATTAACGGTCATCAGAAATACAGTTCAGCTGAGGGGAATTTGAACCAAACATTGATGAACAAAATGGTTAGTTTTTTAGAAAAAAAGAACAATGTAAAAACAACAATTATTCAAAACGGATATAAAATCGAAGAAGAACAACAAAAATTTATATGGGCTGATATTGTCATTTATCAAACACCTATTTATTGGTTCAGTGTCCCCGGCTTATTGAAGACGTATATGGATGAAGTATATGCCTATGGTTTATTTTTTAGGGGTGCTGATGAGTATGGGAAAGGTGGATTGTTGACTGAAAAGAAATATATGTTTTCGCTTACCTGGAATGCCCCTGAAAAAGCATTTAACAATCCAAGTGAATTTTTTGAAGGGAATACCCTAGAAGATGCAATAATGCATTTACATCTTATACAGAAATTTCTCGGAATGAAACCATTAAAGAGTTTCTCTTGTTATGACGTAGTCAAAAATCCAAAGATTGAAAAGTTTGTATCCGAACTTGATTTACACCTGCAAGAGATATTGAATTTTTAAACTTATGTAAACGAATAAGGGGAGAGAAATATGTTAAAAGATAAAAAAGTTGTAATTATCGGTGGAAGCTCTGGGATTGGTTTGGCATCAGCTAAACAGCTAGTAGCGCAAGGGGCAGAAGTAATCATTGCCAGTCGCTCCGAAGAGAAATTGCAGAAGGCAAAAGAGCAATTAGGAGTTAGGGCAACAACTTATATTCTAGATACAACACAAGAACAGCAAGTACAATCTTTCTTTGAAAAGATTGGTCATGTCGATCATCTGGTGATAAGCGCGGCAGAAACATCCAGCGGGGCATTCCTCCAAACGGATACAGCACAAGCACGAAAACTGTTTGAAAACAAATTTTGGGGACAATATTATGCAGCCAAATACGGTGCTTCTAACATTTCACCAAACGGATCAATTATTTTATTTTCTGGCGTTGTAGCCTACAAGGCTATGGTGGGCTCAGCAATACTAGGTGCCGTTAATGCGGCTATTTCCAATTTAGGTCAGACTTTGGCATTAGAACTTGCTCCTATCCGAGTAAACATCGTTTCACCAGGTATAATTGATACACCATCCCGTAGCAAAATGCCTGAAGAAGCACGGAATCACTTCTATAATACAGTTGAAAATAAACTCCCTGTGAAACGAATAGGGCGAGCTGATGATGTTGCACAAAGCGTACTATATTTGCTACAAAATAGTTTCGTGACTGGAACGGTTCTTCATGTAGAAGGCGGCCACATGTTAACTTAAGACTGCAGCAGAATATATTTCTTAAACAAACTTTTGTAGAACTAAAACTGACCTAACAAATAAAACACCTTTCGCGTTGACTAACGAGTATTGTATATATCAATTAACGCGGAGGTGTTTAGTTAGTATTCTTTTTTACAACAGTGTGTGGACGATTTTAAGCACCAACTCCACAAATGAATAATTGCGTGCTGTACACGTAATCTCAATTTGTTAGGTAGAGGTGACTTTTACATAAAAAAAGTAGCGTCGTCACACGCTACAGCAAATTATTGAACAGTAAAGATATTGTTCAGGATGGCTAATACATAACAAGGATTTAGAACGAAATGTCCCTATTACTTTATATGTGAGCTAACAATGATAAGTGTAATTCCAGTAAATAAGCAAATAATTCTCGCCACAGGAATTTTATCAGCTAGTCCAAATAATGCAATTGCTGTTGTTACGATTAAAACTGTTGGACCAACCAATGCAAGCATTGTATTAATATAGAATGCTTTTTCTAAATTGTTCAACTTTAGCATCAACAAACCAGCACTTACTTCAATACTCCCAGACAATACACGTAAAATAACCATAGCTAGAACCGATTTTTCAATAATGGTCATCATCCTATCTTTATCGATAATATTCGCATATCTTATAAATCCATCTCAGTCTAATTATAGAATTCTGTTTGAATGAAATACTAACATCACTATATGTATCATTCGTATGAGATATGCTTGTAATCGTATGCTTGATAGTATTAATTACTATGTTGATTATCTAGTTAAAAGTGCAAAAAATTTATTAATACAATCAGTTTTATAAATCTATTTTCTGTATTGTAAAATCCTAGGGAAGATAGTACTTAAAGAGAGGTTTATCAAATGAGACTGGAAGGCTACGCTAAGATTT
This genomic interval from Lysinibacillus sphaericus contains the following:
- a CDS encoding class I SAM-dependent methyltransferase, whose protein sequence is MNNKWNKIVYKVGSSFYDRFFNTGVFLKTRKKIFQQVPFQSKQKILFVGIGTGADLEYIDFMNYDITAIDYSPDMLAIAKSKFEHSAIQFIEMDAQTMTFEDESFDYIVASLILSVVPDEHKCFEEMIRVLKLNGKILIFDKFAAKHQRITVTKKLLRPFISLLGTDIGRSFEEMFSQQKQRLKIIKDDPVMLKGMYRYIEVMKIK
- a CDS encoding DUF6241 domain-containing protein; translation: MNKRYLWRVLFVVVVLSVSGAFWIINKNDKEKEFDIAEEKMEESIAPKKRDLSWVDGVHADMLDDWKSGDKTFDERLVQEVMLKMTYQKLDTQEKEGSIEITPERIDNLMQISEEEKAVFFHSELYLDILKRWKENDFSTVKDDNQLLHSLYDR
- a CDS encoding DNA-3-methyladenine glycosylase family protein, with translation MSWHENNDEMVIPLPNHFDMNANLNYLLREKNECLYEVENNVITKVIAIGEMRSLVQISVSQHNQMIVQFLNDSRPNDKRIRQQIVHYIYEWFDLENDLTPFYDMATTDPLLEMPARKFYGLRVVGIPHLFEALCWGVIGQQINLAFAYSLKKQFVESFGDFIEWRGKKYWVFPTYERIAQLTPSDLADIKMTAKKSEYIIGIAKLMENGTLSKEKLLAMNFKDAEKSLIQIRGIGPWTANYVLMRCLRFQTAFPIDDVGLINSIKVLRNMTQKPTKDEILALSVNWKNWESYATFYLWRVLY
- a CDS encoding 2OG-Fe(II) oxygenase, whose protein sequence is MVQDIKTRVENLDWDTIQNELDAQGFAKLPVILTKAECEFLKALYLEKEPYRTTINMKRYRFGHGEYKYFSYPLPDIVQSLREVFYVELSKTANRWLGYLRKTAQFPNNLQDFLTICKENEQTRPTPLLLKYETGGFNCLHQDLYGDIFFPFQVVFVLNQREKDFCGGESLLVEQIPRAQSRGHVITLAQGSALIFPTNYRVVLGQKGYYKNKVRHGVSTVTFGERFGLGIIFHDAT
- a CDS encoding bifunctional transcriptional activator/DNA repair enzyme AdaA encodes the protein MLDRFNHESHDKTSNDMEQITDEKWQAIINNDPTYNHQFFYAVKSTGIFCKPSCKSRVPKKENVCIFQNAEQALRANFRPCKRCKPTNEKLPDSEWVELITAYIDKNYTEKLTLESLATICHGSPYHMHRTFKKIKGITPVEYIQRVRVHEAKQLLMQTNKAIGDIAICVGMMNTPYFITLFKKKTGLTPAQFRQMHITGGKDSGNKQ
- a CDS encoding methylated-DNA--[protein]-cysteine S-methyltransferase codes for the protein MVTNNKTTLYWALLTFEDWHFYIASTSKGLVYVSSQNSAFEELIEWAKKRFPGSPLIEDNKKLEPYMVELIQYLQGKRKTFTLPFDYVGTPFQIAVWNALCDIPYGQTKSYSEIANAINKPAAVRAVGTAIGANPVLITVPCHRVIGKNGSLTGYRGGLEMKTQLLELEKGTSTSYE
- a CDS encoding winged helix-turn-helix transcriptional regulator, with protein sequence MSVIEPVVLTKGVPGEACPIAKTLDVIGTKWTFLIIRDLLIEGTMRFSDLLKSMDGISPKTLSLRLKTLEDHGILIKKVFPEVPPRVEYTLTDKGKQLEGVFIELKRFGLNL
- a CDS encoding NAD(P)H-dependent oxidoreductase; this encodes MKNILIINGHQKYSSAEGNLNQTLMNKMVSFLEKKNNVKTTIIQNGYKIEEEQQKFIWADIVIYQTPIYWFSVPGLLKTYMDEVYAYGLFFRGADEYGKGGLLTEKKYMFSLTWNAPEKAFNNPSEFFEGNTLEDAIMHLHLIQKFLGMKPLKSFSCYDVVKNPKIEKFVSELDLHLQEILNF
- a CDS encoding SDR family oxidoreductase, with the translated sequence MLKDKKVVIIGGSSGIGLASAKQLVAQGAEVIIASRSEEKLQKAKEQLGVRATTYILDTTQEQQVQSFFEKIGHVDHLVISAAETSSGAFLQTDTAQARKLFENKFWGQYYAAKYGASNISPNGSIILFSGVVAYKAMVGSAILGAVNAAISNLGQTLALELAPIRVNIVSPGIIDTPSRSKMPEEARNHFYNTVENKLPVKRIGRADDVAQSVLYLLQNSFVTGTVLHVEGGHMLT
- a CDS encoding YqhV family protein, which encodes MMTIIEKSVLAMVILRVLSGSIEVSAGLLMLKLNNLEKAFYINTMLALVGPTVLIVTTAIALFGLADKIPVARIICLFTGITLIIVSSHIK